A portion of the Bombus terrestris chromosome 3, iyBomTerr1.2, whole genome shotgun sequence genome contains these proteins:
- the LOC100649802 gene encoding trichohyalin isoform X2: MELTETSVQIRDCSIDFIPVYIKQENDEHETDFNDIEIINAAQNFCSIEIKESKGCGTINNNEESNINNKSNTQNTNNLNNPNSALNITQQNETCNINGILNSSVYLQNLDYENINIEIQKPTNQIAEVFINQNEQIQTTNYNVSTVTIPSELLGLNLNIKKENELDQETVYTTEWLCNVNNETDLRLKVSKNTKDRIQEVPTDIDDTITLLNKHKDQTLENANNIRTKESKPEKPKRQLKIRSNSLQDYKEKLRRKAECMREKRKKLYEQESEEQRQQRLAKEAAKRREMRMYYETPEQRRKRLDAEAARKREYRMYNETPEDRRKRLDREAERRRMKRLSLYASETPEQRRERLNRESAKRREARLNQYAKETQEERKERLKRDALRVREMRFTRSAIETEEERKQR; the protein is encoded by the exons ATGGAATTGACTGAAACTAGTGTACAGATAAGAGATTGTTCCATTGACTTTATTCCTGTTTACATTAAACAAGAGAATGATGAACATGAGACGGATTTTaatgatattgaaataattaatgcaGCTCAAAATTTTTGTTCTATTGAAATTAAAGAAAGCAAAGGATGTGGTACAATTAACAACAATGAAGAATCAAATATAAACAACAAAAGCAATacacaaaatacaaataatttaaacaatCCAAACTCAGCATTAAATATTACACAACAAAATGAAACCTGTAATATCAATGGTATTTTAAATAGTTCAGTGTATTTGCAAAATTTggattatgaaaatataaatatagaaatacaaaAACCAACGAATCAAATAGCTGAAGTTTTTATTAATCAAAATGAACAAATACAAACAACCAATTATAATGTTTCAACAGTTACAATACCAAGTGAACTATTAGGACTAAATCttaatataaaaaaggaaaatgaattAGATCAAGAAACAGTTTATACTACAGAATGGTTGTGCAATGTAAATAATGAAACTGATCTTCGAttaaaagtttcaaaaaatACCAAGGATAGGATTCAAGAAGTTCCTACTGACATTGATGATACAATAACATTATTGAACAAACACAAAGATCAAACATTAGAGAATGCTAATAATATAAGAACCAAGGAAAGTAAACCTGAAAAACCTAAAAGACAATTGAAAATAAGATCAAACTCGTTACAAGATTATAAAGAAAAGTTACGAAGAAAAGCAGAGTGcatgagagaaaaaaggaaaaaattataTGAACAAGAAAGTGAAGAACAGCGGCAACAGAGATTAGCAAAGGAGGCAGCAAAAAGACGAGAAATGAGAATGTATTATGAAACACCAgagcaaagaagaaaaagattagATGCAGAAGCTGCAAGGAAAAGAGAGTACAGAATGTACAATGAAACACCTGAAGACAGAAGAAAAAGGTTAGATCGTGAAgcagaaagaagaagaatgaaAAGGCTTTCACTGTATGCTAGTGAAACTCCTGaacaaagaagagaaagattaaATAGAGAATCAGCGAAGAGAAGAGAGGCTCGACTTAACCAATATGCTAAAGAAAcacaagaagaaagaaaagaaagattaaaGAGAGATGCTTTGAGAGTTAGAGAAATGAGATTTACTAGATCTGCTATTGAAACAGAAGAGGAGCGCAAACAAAG ATAA
- the LOC100649802 gene encoding trichohyalin isoform X1 translates to MELTETSVQIRDCSIDFIPVYIKQENDEHETDFNDIEIINAAQNFCSIEIKESKGCGTINNNEESNINNKSNTQNTNNLNNPNSALNITQQNETCNINGILNSSVYLQNLDYENINIEIQKPTNQIAEVFINQNEQIQTTNYNVSTVTIPSELLGLNLNIKKENELDQETVYTTEWLCNVNNETDLRLKVSKNTKDRIQEVPTDIDDTITLLNKHKDQTLENANNIRTKESKPEKPKRQLKIRSNSLQDYKEKLRRKAECMREKRKKLYEQESEEQRQQRLAKEAAKRREMRMYYETPEQRRKRLDAEAARKREYRMYNETPEDRRKRLDREAERRRMKRLSLYASETPEQRRERLNRESAKRREARLNQYAKETQEERKERLKRDALRVREMRFTRSAIETEEERKQRLVKDALRKREVRMHGRHSVNNNFTELQTVRNFEELNNVQIKENPDNKLGGHYLSNWMMWFQNSLVQPVHVEEQIIKSQSESNG, encoded by the coding sequence ATGGAATTGACTGAAACTAGTGTACAGATAAGAGATTGTTCCATTGACTTTATTCCTGTTTACATTAAACAAGAGAATGATGAACATGAGACGGATTTTaatgatattgaaataattaatgcaGCTCAAAATTTTTGTTCTATTGAAATTAAAGAAAGCAAAGGATGTGGTACAATTAACAACAATGAAGAATCAAATATAAACAACAAAAGCAATacacaaaatacaaataatttaaacaatCCAAACTCAGCATTAAATATTACACAACAAAATGAAACCTGTAATATCAATGGTATTTTAAATAGTTCAGTGTATTTGCAAAATTTggattatgaaaatataaatatagaaatacaaaAACCAACGAATCAAATAGCTGAAGTTTTTATTAATCAAAATGAACAAATACAAACAACCAATTATAATGTTTCAACAGTTACAATACCAAGTGAACTATTAGGACTAAATCttaatataaaaaaggaaaatgaattAGATCAAGAAACAGTTTATACTACAGAATGGTTGTGCAATGTAAATAATGAAACTGATCTTCGAttaaaagtttcaaaaaatACCAAGGATAGGATTCAAGAAGTTCCTACTGACATTGATGATACAATAACATTATTGAACAAACACAAAGATCAAACATTAGAGAATGCTAATAATATAAGAACCAAGGAAAGTAAACCTGAAAAACCTAAAAGACAATTGAAAATAAGATCAAACTCGTTACAAGATTATAAAGAAAAGTTACGAAGAAAAGCAGAGTGcatgagagaaaaaaggaaaaaattataTGAACAAGAAAGTGAAGAACAGCGGCAACAGAGATTAGCAAAGGAGGCAGCAAAAAGACGAGAAATGAGAATGTATTATGAAACACCAgagcaaagaagaaaaagattagATGCAGAAGCTGCAAGGAAAAGAGAGTACAGAATGTACAATGAAACACCTGAAGACAGAAGAAAAAGGTTAGATCGTGAAgcagaaagaagaagaatgaaAAGGCTTTCACTGTATGCTAGTGAAACTCCTGaacaaagaagagaaagattaaATAGAGAATCAGCGAAGAGAAGAGAGGCTCGACTTAACCAATATGCTAAAGAAAcacaagaagaaagaaaagaaagattaaaGAGAGATGCTTTGAGAGTTAGAGAAATGAGATTTACTAGATCTGCTATTGAAACAGAAGAGGAGCGCAAACAAAGGTTAGTAAAAGATGCTCTTCGAAAAAGGGAGGTAAGAATGCATGGACGTCATTCGGTGAATAATAATTTCACTGAACTTCAAACGGTTCGCAATTTTGAAGAATTAAACAATGTGCAGATAAAGGAGAATCCTGATAATAAATTGGGAGGTCATTACTTAAGTAACTGGATGATGTGGTTCCAAAATTCATTAGTCCAACCTGTTCATGTTGAAGAACAAATCATCAAATCTCAATCAGAAAGTAAtggataa
- the LOC100649802 gene encoding trichohyalin isoform X3: MELTETSVQIRDCSIDFIPVYIKQENDEHETDFNDIEIINAAQNFCSIEIKESKGCGTINNNEESNINNKSNTQNTNNLNNPNSALNITQQNETCNINGILNSSVYLQNLDYENINIEIQKPTNQIAEVFINQNEQIQTTNYNVSTVTIPSELLGLNLNIKKENELDQETVYTTEWLCNVNNETDLRLKVSKNTKDRIQEVPTDIDDTITLLNKHKDQTLENANNIRTKESKPEKPKRQLKIRSNSLQDYKEKLRRKAECMREKRKKLYEQESEEQRQQRLAKEAAKRREMRMYYETPEQRRKRLDAEAARKREYRMYNETPEDRRKRLDREAERRRMKRLSLYASETPEQRRERLNRESAKRREARLNQYAKETQEERKERLKRDALRVREMRFTRSAIETEEERKQR; encoded by the exons ATGGAATTGACTGAAACTAGTGTACAGATAAGAGATTGTTCCATTGACTTTATTCCTGTTTACATTAAACAAGAGAATGATGAACATGAGACGGATTTTaatgatattgaaataattaatgcaGCTCAAAATTTTTGTTCTATTGAAATTAAAGAAAGCAAAGGATGTGGTACAATTAACAACAATGAAGAATCAAATATAAACAACAAAAGCAATacacaaaatacaaataatttaaacaatCCAAACTCAGCATTAAATATTACACAACAAAATGAAACCTGTAATATCAATGGTATTTTAAATAGTTCAGTGTATTTGCAAAATTTggattatgaaaatataaatatagaaatacaaaAACCAACGAATCAAATAGCTGAAGTTTTTATTAATCAAAATGAACAAATACAAACAACCAATTATAATGTTTCAACAGTTACAATACCAAGTGAACTATTAGGACTAAATCttaatataaaaaaggaaaatgaattAGATCAAGAAACAGTTTATACTACAGAATGGTTGTGCAATGTAAATAATGAAACTGATCTTCGAttaaaagtttcaaaaaatACCAAGGATAGGATTCAAGAAGTTCCTACTGACATTGATGATACAATAACATTATTGAACAAACACAAAGATCAAACATTAGAGAATGCTAATAATATAAGAACCAAGGAAAGTAAACCTGAAAAACCTAAAAGACAATTGAAAATAAGATCAAACTCGTTACAAGATTATAAAGAAAAGTTACGAAGAAAAGCAGAGTGcatgagagaaaaaaggaaaaaattataTGAACAAGAAAGTGAAGAACAGCGGCAACAGAGATTAGCAAAGGAGGCAGCAAAAAGACGAGAAATGAGAATGTATTATGAAACACCAgagcaaagaagaaaaagattagATGCAGAAGCTGCAAGGAAAAGAGAGTACAGAATGTACAATGAAACACCTGAAGACAGAAGAAAAAGGTTAGATCGTGAAgcagaaagaagaagaatgaaAAGGCTTTCACTGTATGCTAGTGAAACTCCTGaacaaagaagagaaagattaaATAGAGAATCAGCGAAGAGAAGAGAGGCTCGACTTAACCAATATGCTAAAGAAAcacaagaagaaagaaaagaaagattaaaGAGAGATGCTTTGAGAGTTAGAGAAATGAGATTTACTAGATCTGCTATTGAAACAGAAGAGGAGCGCAAACAAAG ATAG